Proteins found in one Pyrus communis chromosome 15, drPyrComm1.1, whole genome shotgun sequence genomic segment:
- the LOC137718376 gene encoding wall-associated receptor kinase-like 8 encodes MTMSKQKVLLQLIILLMVIEVLLAAATSAQTQLTSPPLPSPPPPGEVEVKLGCQDKCGNVSIPYPFGTKKGCYLNEDFLITCNSTHYDPPNPFLRKSNIIVTNISVDGKLYITLYPAVQCYYKSGKPIDGLTNFLSLSSFFISNTDNVFVAVGCDTNGYIMGDKNGNYGYTGGCTTVCGSIDYVANGSCTGIGCCQTPIAQGMTSFEVSATSFKNHSNVHSFNPCSFSFVVQGGKFNFFSNMLRSDYLINTQLPVVLDWSVGNETCSNVVEKKQAMNYTCQGNTMCSDVENGSGYRCKCKDGYQGNPYLNDCYDIDECEAPELNTCKQKCINTVGSHTCSCHKGYHGDGRKDGEGCTPDRTFVIHIVVGLGAGVGLLLLLLLVSAWWILKVLKKRKNIKRKQVFFKRNGGLLLEQQLSPGEGNVDKIKLFKSEELEKSTDNFNVDRILGHGGQGTVYKGMLADGKIVAVKKSTIIDESQLSAFINEVVILSQINHRHVVQLLGCCLETEVPLLVYEFIPNGTLSQYIHEQKEEFPLTWEIRLRIATEIAGALFYLHASAALPIYHRDIKSTNILLDAKYRAKVADFGTSRSVAIDQTHLTTLVHGTFGYLDPEYFQSSQFTDKSDVYSFGVVLVELLTGQKPISFSRPQEQGRSLATYFIISMQEDRLSDILDAQVVKGGSKADIAIVANLARRCLNLSGQKRPTMREVTAELEWVQMAGKATSHGGKNYEEVEYVRTESVEPWDVISSSTDRGPAVDGGAASSQMHEIPLLPFKSR; translated from the exons ATGACCATGAGCAAACAAAAAGTGCTACTGCAACTTATCATCCTCCTAATGGTAATAGAGGTACTATTAGCGGCAGCCACTTCAGCCCAAACACAATTAACCTCTCCacctcttccttctcctcctcctcccggTGAAGTAGAAGTCAAGCTGGGTTGTCAAGACAAATGTGGGAATGTTAGCATCCCATATCCATTTGGTACAAAAAAGGGCTGTTACTTAAATGAGGATTTCCTCATTACTTGTAATAGCACACATTATGACCCCCCAAACCCATTTCTTAGAAAGAGTAATATTATTGTCACAAACATATCCGTGGATGGGAAGCTTTACATTACCCTATACCCAGCCGTACAATGTTACTATAAATCAGGCAAGCCGATTGACGGCCTTAccaattttctctctctttccagTTTCTTCATATCAAACACCGACAACGTGTTTGTCGCAGTTGGTTGTGACACCAATGGGTACATTATGGGAGACAAAAATGGAAACTACGGATACACTGGTGGGTGCACTACAGTGTGTGGCAGCATTGACTACGTTGCCAATGGTTCCTGCACTGGTATCGGCTGTTGTCAAACACCAATTGCTCAAGGAATGACTTCTTTCGAGGTGAGTGCAACGAGTTTTAAAAATCATTCGAATGTGCACTCCTTTAATCCTTGCAGTTTTTCCTTCGTTGTCCAAGGGGGcaagttcaacttcttctcCAATATGTTGCGGTCGGATTATTTGATAAATACACAACTTCCGGTGGTACTCGATTGGTCAGTTGGAAATGAGACCTGCTCTAACGTTGTTGAGAAGAAACAAGCGATGAATTACACATGTCAGGGCAACACCATGTGTTCTGATGTCGAGAACGGATCCGGGTATCGCTGCAAGTGCAAGGACGGTTACCAAGGGAATCCATACCTAAATGACTGCTATG ACATTGATGAATGTGAGGCTCCAGAGCTCAATACATGCAAGCAAAAATGTATAAATACAGTGGGAAGCCATACTTGTTCTTGCCACAAGGGGTACCATGGTGATGGTAGAAAAGACGGAGAAGGTTGCACCCCTGATCGGACCTTTGTTATCCATATTGTCGTTG GTCTTGGTGCGGGCGTGGGACTATTGTTACTGTTACTGCTTGTCAGCGCATGGTGGATACTCAAAGTcctgaagaaaaggaagaacatAAAACGCAAGCAAGTTTTCTTCAAACGAAATGGTGGTTTATTATTAGAGCAACAATTATCTCCAGGTGAAGGTAATGTGGATAAAATCAAGTTGTTCAAGTCGGAGGAGTTGGAGAAGTCTACCGACAATTTCAACGTCGATAGAATTCTTGGGCATGGAGGCCAAGGTACTGTGTACAAGGGCATGTTGGCTGATGGTAAAATTGTTGCCGTCAAAAAGTCCACAATTATTGATGAAAGCCAACTTTCAGCTTTCATCAATGAGGTTGTAATTCTTTCACAAATCAACCACAGACATGTTGTTCAACTATTGGGTTGCTGCTTGGAGACTGAAGTTCCGCTTTTGGTTTATGAATTTATTCCGAATGGAACACTTTCCCAGTATATCCATGAGCAGAAAGAGGAGTTTCCACTTACATGGGAAATTCGTTTACGAATTGCCACAGAAATTGCGGGAGCCCTTTTCTATTTACACGCCTCAGCTGCCCTTCCCATTTATCACAGGGACATCAAGTCTACCAACATACTCTTGGATGCAAAATACAGAGCGAAAGTTGCCGATTTTGGAACTTCAAGATCAGTTGCCATTGACCAAACTCACCTTACCACACTTGTACATGGCACATTTGGTTACTTGGACCCGGAATACTTCCAGTCAAGCCAATTTACGGATAAAAGTGATGTGTATAGCTTTGGAGTGGTCCTTGTTGAGCTGTTAACGGGACAAAAACCAATTTCTTTTAGCCGGCCACAAGAACAAGGCAGAAGTCTTGCTACATACTTCATTATTTCGATGCAGGAAGATCGTCTGTCTGACATTCTTGATGCTCAAGTTGTGAAGGGAGGGTCTAAAGCAGATATCGCAATAGTTGCTAACCTTGCAAGGAGGTGCTTGAATTTAAGTGGACAAAAACGCCCTACAATGAGAGAGGTCACGGCAGAGCTGGAGTGGGTTCAAATGGCCGGAAAGGCTACTTCTCATGGTGGAAAGAATTACGAAGAGGTTGAATATGTGAGGACTGAATCAGTTGAGCCATGGGATGTTATTTCAAGCTCAACTGATAGAGGGCCTGCAGTGGATGGTGGTGCTGCTTCATCACAAATGCATGAAATCCCACTCTTACCTTTCAAGTCACGGTGA